In a single window of the Gemmatimonadota bacterium genome:
- the dnaX gene encoding DNA polymerase III subunit gamma/tau encodes MSIALARRYRPRRFADLLVQDHVASALRGAVAKNRVGHGYLLTGPRGVGKTTAARILAMALNCERRDLEHPTGEPCGECASCERIWNGQANLDVVEIDAASNRGVDDARDLRERAMYAASQDGHHKVYIVDEAHMLTREAWNALLKILEEPPPGVVFVFATTEPQKIFNTAAPVMSRLQRFDFRRIGPAAIQSRLREVLRTEGLDAEDDALLLIGRHADGGMRDALSVLDQCLSFGEGPLTAARVRDVLGLVNDESYGAVLSLVADRNPGAVFGVLDQLMDSGADLAEFAGGLSEVLRALVMHHYGVTPEDLPESTLALIAGVAPRLAPEDAVRMLKLLADAENSVRRSAHPRLVLETLLLRWAMLDRVVDLKALLAGQAPPAWQGSPTPAAQPIPQGRSAAAPAPAAAAPKPPAPKSSLAEEAPPPPAPRNRETGGPPEGATAPSPVFSVPANTDGIRAIWGEVVATASRQSMLLSQALDHATPRMDAPGKAVLAFGPEEGVFREGAERLLSSIETILSARMGSPVTVVLESGIATPAPAARKGGRMTDETIRADRLGELRRKDPTLDAAADALDLELVDEG; translated from the coding sequence ATGTCCATCGCCCTCGCCCGCCGTTATCGCCCCCGTCGATTCGCCGACCTCCTTGTCCAGGACCACGTCGCGTCCGCCCTGCGCGGCGCCGTGGCCAAGAATCGTGTCGGCCATGGCTACCTGCTCACCGGGCCGCGTGGCGTCGGCAAGACGACCGCCGCTCGCATCCTGGCGATGGCGCTCAACTGCGAGCGCCGCGACCTGGAGCACCCGACCGGCGAGCCGTGCGGCGAGTGCGCCTCCTGCGAGCGGATCTGGAACGGGCAGGCGAACCTCGACGTGGTCGAGATCGACGCGGCGTCGAACCGCGGCGTTGACGATGCGCGCGACCTGCGCGAGCGCGCGATGTACGCCGCCTCCCAGGATGGGCACCACAAGGTGTACATCGTGGACGAGGCGCACATGCTCACGCGCGAGGCGTGGAATGCGCTGCTGAAGATTCTTGAAGAGCCGCCTCCGGGCGTCGTCTTCGTCTTCGCGACCACCGAGCCGCAGAAGATCTTCAACACCGCCGCGCCGGTGATGTCGCGACTGCAGCGCTTCGACTTCCGCCGCATCGGCCCCGCCGCCATCCAGTCGCGCCTGCGCGAGGTGCTGCGCACCGAGGGGCTCGACGCCGAGGACGACGCGCTGCTGCTGATCGGGCGCCACGCCGACGGCGGCATGCGCGACGCGCTCTCCGTGCTCGACCAGTGCCTCTCGTTCGGCGAAGGGCCGCTTACCGCCGCTCGTGTGCGCGACGTCCTCGGCCTCGTCAACGACGAGTCGTACGGTGCGGTCCTCTCGCTGGTGGCCGATCGAAATCCGGGTGCGGTCTTTGGTGTCCTCGACCAGCTGATGGACAGCGGCGCCGACCTGGCGGAGTTCGCGGGCGGCCTCTCCGAAGTGCTCCGCGCGCTGGTGATGCACCACTACGGCGTGACCCCCGAGGACCTGCCGGAATCGACGCTCGCGTTGATCGCGGGTGTCGCACCGCGGCTCGCCCCCGAGGATGCGGTGCGGATGCTCAAGCTGCTGGCCGACGCCGAGAACTCGGTCCGCCGGAGCGCCCACCCGCGCTTGGTGCTTGAGACGCTGCTGCTCCGCTGGGCAATGCTCGACCGCGTGGTCGACCTCAAGGCGTTGCTCGCGGGACAGGCGCCGCCGGCGTGGCAGGGCTCCCCGACGCCAGCCGCACAGCCGATACCTCAGGGTCGATCGGCCGCGGCCCCGGCGCCGGCAGCGGCCGCACCGAAACCCCCGGCGCCGAAGTCCTCGCTCGCCGAGGAGGCACCACCCCCGCCCGCTCCGCGGAATCGCGAGACGGGAGGGCCGCCGGAGGGGGCTACGGCCCCGTCGCCCGTCTTCTCCGTCCCGGCCAATACCGACGGGATCCGGGCGATCTGGGGCGAGGTGGTCGCGACGGCGTCGCGGCAGAGCATGCTCCTGAGCCAGGCGCTCGACCACGCCACCCCGCGGATGGATGCCCCGGGGAAGGCGGTCCTCGCCTTCGGCCCCGAGGAAGGGGTCTTCCGGGAGGGGGCCGAGCGGCTCCTGAGCAGCATCGAGACCATCCTTTCTGCGCGGATGGGGAGCCCGGTGACGGTGGTGCTGGAGTCCGGGATCGCCACCCCGGCCCCGGC